From Vicugna pacos chromosome 6, VicPac4, whole genome shotgun sequence, a single genomic window includes:
- the ADCY4 gene encoding adenylate cyclase type 4, with product MARLFSPRPPPSEDLFFAETYYILSQQYPLLLLLLVIVICGLLALLAVAGASGRELASDPGFLTTVLCALGGFSLLLGLASREQRLQRWTRPLSALVWAALLALGHGLLFTGGVVSAWDQVSFFLFVIFTVYAMLPLDMREAAAAGLASSLSHLLALGLYLGPQPDSRPALLPQLAANAVLFLCGNVAGAYHKALMERALRATFREALSSLHSRWRLDTEKKHQEHLLLSILPAYLAREMKAEIMARLQAGQGSRPESTNNFHSLYVKRHQGVSVLYADIVGFTRLASECSPKELVLMLNELFGKFDQIAKDHECMRIKILGDCYYCVSGLPLSLPDHAINCVRMGLDMCRAIRKLRAATGVDINMRVGVHSGSVLCGVIGLQKWQYDVWSHDVTLANHMEASGVPGRVHITGATLALLAGAYAVEDAAMEHRDPYLRELGEPTYLVIDPRAEEEDEKGTAGGLLSSLEGPKMRPSLLMTRYLESWGAAKPFAHLSHVESPVSTSTPLPERALSSFSPQWSLDRSRTPRGLDDELDTGDAKFFQVIEQLNSQKQWKQSKDFNPLTLYFREKEMEKEYRLSALPAFKYYAACTFLVFLSNFIIQMLVTSRPPALAITYSITFLLFFLLLFVCFSEHLTKCVLKGPKMLHWLPTLSVLVATQPGLRVALGTATILLVFAMAITSLVFLPAASNCPVRAPNVSSVAFNFSWELPGSLPLISVPYSMHCCVLGLLSCSLFLHMSFELKLLLLLLWLVASCSVFLHSHAWLSDCLVAHLYPGPLDPRPGVLKEPKLMGAISCFIFFFTLLVLARQNEYYCRLDFLWKKKLRQEREETETMENLTRLLLENVLPAHVAPQFIGQNRRNEDLYHQSYECVCVLFASVPDFKEFYSESNINHEGLECLRLLNEIIADFDELLSKPKFSGVEKIKTIGSTYMAATGLNATSGQDSQQDSERSCSHLGTMVEFAVALGSKLDVINKHSFNNFRLRVGLNHGPVVAGVIGAQKPQYDIWGNTVNVASRMESTGVLGKIQVTEETAGALQSLGYTCYSRGIIKVKGKGQLCTYFLNTDLTRAGPPSATLG from the exons ATGGCCCGCCTCTTCAGTCCCCGGCCACCCCCCAGCGAAGACCTCTTCTTCGCTGAGACCTACTACATCCTGAGCCAGCAGTACCcactgctgctactgctgctggtGATCGTGATCTGCGGGCTCCTGGCTCTACTGGCTGTCGCCGGTGCCAGCGGCAGG gagCTGGCCTCCGACCCGGGCTTCCTGACCACTGTGCTGTGCGCCCTGGGTGGCTTCTCGCTGCTGCTGGGCCTGGCTTCCCGCGAGCAGCGACTGCAGCGCTGGACGCGTCCCCTGTCCGCCCTTGTGTGGGCAGCGCTGCTCGCGCTAGGTCACGGCCTCCTGTTCACCGGGGGCGTGGTGAGCGCCTGGGACCAG GtgtcctttttcctctttgtcatctTCACCGTGTATGCCATGTTGCCCTTGGACATGCGGGAAGCCGCCGCCGCGGGCCTCGCCTCCTCACTCTCACATCTGCTGGCCCTCGGGCTGTATCTTGGGCCTCAGCCGGACTCACGGCCCGCGCTGCTGCCGCAG CTGGCAGCAAACGCGGTGCTGTTCCTGTGCGGGAACGTGGCGGGAGCGTACCACAAGGCGCTGATGGAGCGCGCACTGCGCGCCACGTTCCGGGAGGCGCTTAGTTCTCTGCACTCACGTTGGCGGCTGGACACCGAGAAGAAGCACCAG GAACACCTTCTCTTGTCCATCCTTCCTGCCTACCTGGCCCgagagatgaaggcagagatcatgGCACGGCTGCAGGCTGGACAGGGGTCACGGCCAGAGAGCACCAACAACTTCCACAGCCTCTATGTCAAGAGGCACCAGGGAGTCAG TGTGCTGTATGCTGACATCGTGGGCTTCACACGGCTGGCCAGTGAGTGCTCCCCTAAGGAATTGGTGCTCATGCTCAACGAGCTCTTTGGCAAGTTCGACCAGATCGCCAAG GACCATGAATGCATGAGGATCAAGATCCTGGGAGACTGTTACTACTGTGTCTCAGGGCTGCCGCTCTCCCTGCCAGACCACGCAATCAATTGTGTGCGCATGGGGCTGGACATGTGCCGGGCCATCAG GAAACTTCGGGCAGCCACCGGCGTGGATATCAACATGCGTGTGGGTGTACACTCAGGCAGCGTGCTCTGCGGTGTCATCGGACTGCAGAAATGGCAATATGATGTCTGGTCCCATGATGTTACACTGGCCAACCACATGGAGGCGAGTGGAGTGCCAGG ACGAGTACATATCACAGGGGCTACCCTGGCCCTGCTGGCAGGGGCTTATGCTGTGGAGGATGCAGCCATGGAACACCGGGACCCATACCTTCGGGAGCTAGGGGAGCCTACCTACCTGGTCATTGATCCCCGG GCCgaggaggaggatgagaaggGCACTGCTGGAGGGTTGCTGTCCTCTCTCGAGGGCCCCAAGATGCGTCCATCGCTGCTGATGACCCGCTACCTGGAGTCCTGGGGTGCAGCCAAGCCATTTGCCCATCTGAGCCACGTAGAGAGCCCTGTGTCTACCTCCACCCCTCTCCCG GAGAGGGCCCTGTCTTCCTTCAGCCCCCAGTGGAGCCTGGACCG GAGCCGTACCCCCCGGGGACTGGATGATGAACTGGACACTGGGGATGCCAAGTTCTTCCAGGTCATCGAACAGCTCAACTCTCAGAA acAGTGGAAACAGTCAAAGGACTTCAACCCTCTGACACTgtacttcagagagaaggagatggagaaagag TATCGGCTCTCTGCACTCCCTGCCTTCAAGTACTATGCAGCCTGCACCTTCCTGGTTTTTCTCTCCAACTTCATCATCCAGATGCTGGTAACAAGCAG GCCCCCAGCTCTGGCCATCACCTATAGCAtcaccttcctcctcttcttcctcctcctcttcgtcTGCTTCTCAGAGCACCTGACG AAGTGTGTCTTGAAAGGCCCCAAGATGCTGCACTGGCTGCCCACGCTCTCTGTCCTGGTGGCCACACAGCCTGGACTGCGAGTCGCCCTGGGCACCGCCACAATCCTGCTCGTCTTTGCTATGGCCATTACCAGCCTG GTCTTCCTACCGGCAGCATCGAACTGCCCTGTCCGGGCTCCCAATGTGTCCTCCGTGGCTTTCAACTTCTCCTGGGAGCTCCCTGGGTCCCTGCCTCTCATCAGTGTCCCA TACTCCATGCACTGCTGCGTGCTGGGgctcctctcctgctccctcttCCTGCACATGAGCTTCGAACTGAAGCTGCTGTTGCTCCTGCTGTGGCTGGTGGCCTCCTGCTCCGTCTTCCTGCACTCCCACGCGTGGCTGTCCGACTGCCTCGTCGCCCACCTCTATCCAGGCCCCTTGGACCCCAG GCCAGGGGTGCTGAAGGAGCCCAAACTGATGGGAGCGATCTCTTGCTTTATCTTCTTCTTCACCCTCCTCGTCCTGGCTCGCCAG AATGAGTATTACTGCCGCCTGGACTTCCTGTGGAAGAAGAAGCTGAGGCAGGAGCGGGAGGAGACAGAGACGATGGAGAACCTGACTCGGCTGCTCTTGGAGAATGTACTCCCTGCGCACGTGGCCCCCCAGTTCATTGGCCAGAATCGGCGCAATGAG GACCTCTACCACCAGTCCTACGAGTGTGTTTGTGTCCTCTTCGCCTCAGTCCCAGACTTTAAGGAGTTTTACTCTGAATCCAACATCAACCATGAGGGGCTAGAGTGTCTGCGGCTGCTCAATGAGATAATTGCTGATTTTGATGAG CTGCTCTCCAAGCCCAAGTTCAGTGGAGTGGAGAAAATCAAAACCATCGGCAGCACCTACATGGCAGCTACAGGCTTAAATGCCACCTCTGGACAGGACTCACAGCAG GATTCTGAGCGGAGCTGCAGCCACCTTGGCACCATGGTGGAGTTTGCCGTGGCGCTTGGATCTAAGCTGGACGTCATCAACAAGCACTCATTCAACAACTTCCGCTTGCGTGTGG GGTTAAACCATGGACCTGTGGTAGCTGGAGTGATTGGGGCCCAGAAGCCACAATATGACATCTGGGGCAACACAGTGAACGTGGCCAGCCGCATGGAGAGTACAGGCGTCCTGGGAAAGATCCAA GTGACTGAAGAAACAGCTGGGGCCCTGCAGTCCTTAGGCTATACCTGCTACAGCCGGGGCATCATCAAGGTCAAAGGCAAAGGGCAGCTCTGCACCTACTTCCTGAACACAGATTTGACGCGAGCTGGACCTCCCTCAGCCACTCTAGGCTGA
- the RIPK3 gene encoding receptor-interacting serine/threonine-protein kinase 3 isoform X1: MSCVKLWPSGTPAPLVPIKELENPKFVGKGGFGAVFRAQHKTWGLEVAVKIVNSKAISREVKAMASLHNEHVLLLLGVTEKLEWDYVSGPALVTQFMENGSLEELLRTRCPRPWPFLCRVLQELVLGMCYLHSQNPVLLHRDLKPSNVLLDSELHAKLADFGLSTFQGGSQSRAGSGESGCTPAYLAPELLADINQKASMASDVYSFGILMWAVLAGREAEIVDQTSLVREAVCERQIRPPLTELPQSSPETPGLEGLKDLMQHCWSHTPRNRPSFQECRQNTQKALDLVKKGDVSGTKMIAAVSTVKKFLSEHRGSNKLSAGEPGLESTEMDGPGGTTGSHDSLVSEMMNSLNLEGHPSSVPEKYTNLPERSSTQRKPVQHTWTADMSSDSTARTPQTPETSSFRNQKPSPSSGWTPGPGPQGNQGADSPGTNWLPRAPGPDLIPGPWSFTILDSQGVQIGYNNYMTIQGRPTSFMQGLAPRGTDRGPQHGPQTAGSKEGPQEPEAWS; the protein is encoded by the exons ATGTCCTGCGTTAAGTTATG GCCCAGCGGTACCCCAGCCCCCCTGGTGCCCATCAAGGAACTGGAGAACCCGAAATTCGTTGGCAAAGGCGGATTCGGTGCCGTCTTCCGGGCACAACACAAGACTTGGGGTTTAGAGGTGGCGGTCAAGATCGTGAACTC GAAGGCGATATCCAGGGAAGTGAAGGCCATGGCAAGTCTGCATAACGAGCATGTGCTGCTCCTCCTGGGGGTCACAGAGAAGCTGGAGTGGGACTACGTGTCTGGGCCGGCTCTGGTAACTCAATTCATGGAGAATGGTTCCCTGGAGGAGCTGCTCCGGACCCGGTGCCCTCGGCCCTGGCCGTTCCTCTGCCGTGTGCTGCAGGAGTTGGTGCTCGGAATGTGCTACCTACACAGCCAGAATCCTGTGCTTCTACATCGGGACCTCAAGCCCTCCAACGTCCTGTTGGACTCCGAGCTGCACGCCAAG CTGGCAGATTTTGGCCTGTCCACATTTCAGGGAGGCTCACAGTCAAGAGCAGGATCTGGGGAGTCAGGGTGCACCCCAGCCTACTTGGCTCCAGAACTGTTGGCTGATATAAACCAGAAGGCCTCCATGGCCAGTGATGTCTACAG CTTTGGGATCCTAATGTGGGCAGTGCTGGCCGGAAGAGAAGCTGAGA TAGTGGATCAGACATCACTGGTGCGGGAAGCAGTGTGTGAGAGGCAGATCCGGCCCCCACTGACTGAGCTGCCCCAGTCCAGCCCTGAGACTCCTGGCTTGGAAGGACTGAAGGATTTAATGCAGCACTGCTGGAGCCATACGCCCAGGAACAGGCCCTCCTTCCAAG AATGCAGACAGAACACCCAGAAAGCCCTCGACCTGGTAAAGAAAGGAGATGTATCTGGTACAAAGATGATTGCCGCAGTCTCCACG GTGAAGAAGTTCCTGTCTGAGCACAGGGGCAGCAACAAGTTGTCTGCCGGCGAACCAGGCCTGGAAAGTACAGAAATGGATGGCCCTGGGGGAACCACAGGAAGCCATGATTCCCTGGTCTCTGAAATGATGAACAGCCTGAATCTGGAGGGTCACCCCAGCTCTGTTCCTGAAAAATATACAAACCTTCCTGAGAGAAGCAGTACCCAGAGAAAGCCAGTTCAGCATACCTGGACTGCAGATATGTCTTCAGATTCAACAGCCCGAACTCCTCAAACTCCAGAGACCTCATCTTTCAGAAACCAGAAGCCCAGCCCCAGTTCAGGTTGGACCCCAGGTCCTGGACCCCAAGGGAATCAG GGGGCTGATAGTCCTGGCACCAACTGGCTACCCAGAGCTCCAGGGCCAGATCTGATACCAG GGCCATGGTCTTTTACCATACTTGACAGCCAAGGAGTACAGATCGGATACAACAACTACATGACTATACAAGGAAGACCTACCTCGTTCATGCAGGGCCTGGCACCTCGGGGCACAGATAGGGGCCCCCAGCATGGCCCCCAAACAGCAGGTTCAAAAGAAGGGCCACAAGAACCTGAAGCCTGGAGTTAG
- the RIPK3 gene encoding receptor-interacting serine/threonine-protein kinase 3 isoform X2 produces the protein MAQRYPSPPGAHQGTGEPEIRWQRRIRCRLPGTTQDLGFRGGGQDRELGRKAISREVKAMASLHNEHVLLLLGVTEKLEWDYVSGPALVTQFMENGSLEELLRTRCPRPWPFLCRVLQELVLGMCYLHSQNPVLLHRDLKPSNVLLDSELHAKLADFGLSTFQGGSQSRAGSGESGCTPAYLAPELLADINQKASMASDVYSFGILMWAVLAGREAEIVDQTSLVREAVCERQIRPPLTELPQSSPETPGLEGLKDLMQHCWSHTPRNRPSFQECRQNTQKALDLVKKGDVSGTKMIAAVSTVKKFLSEHRGSNKLSAGEPGLESTEMDGPGGTTGSHDSLVSEMMNSLNLEGHPSSVPEKYTNLPERSSTQRKPVQHTWTADMSSDSTARTPQTPETSSFRNQKPSPSSGWTPGPGPQGNQGADSPGTNWLPRAPGPDLIPGPWSFTILDSQGVQIGYNNYMTIQGRPTSFMQGLAPRGTDRGPQHGPQTAGSKEGPQEPEAWS, from the exons ATG GCCCAGCGGTACCCCAGCCCCCCTGGTGCCCATCAAGGAACTGGAGAACCCGAAATTCGTTGGCAAAGGCGGATTCGGTGCCGTCTTCCGGGCACAACACAAGACTTGGGGTTTAGAGGTGGCGGTCAAGATCGTGAACTC GGCAGGAAGGCGATATCCAGGGAAGTGAAGGCCATGGCAAGTCTGCATAACGAGCATGTGCTGCTCCTCCTGGGGGTCACAGAGAAGCTGGAGTGGGACTACGTGTCTGGGCCGGCTCTGGTAACTCAATTCATGGAGAATGGTTCCCTGGAGGAGCTGCTCCGGACCCGGTGCCCTCGGCCCTGGCCGTTCCTCTGCCGTGTGCTGCAGGAGTTGGTGCTCGGAATGTGCTACCTACACAGCCAGAATCCTGTGCTTCTACATCGGGACCTCAAGCCCTCCAACGTCCTGTTGGACTCCGAGCTGCACGCCAAG CTGGCAGATTTTGGCCTGTCCACATTTCAGGGAGGCTCACAGTCAAGAGCAGGATCTGGGGAGTCAGGGTGCACCCCAGCCTACTTGGCTCCAGAACTGTTGGCTGATATAAACCAGAAGGCCTCCATGGCCAGTGATGTCTACAG CTTTGGGATCCTAATGTGGGCAGTGCTGGCCGGAAGAGAAGCTGAGA TAGTGGATCAGACATCACTGGTGCGGGAAGCAGTGTGTGAGAGGCAGATCCGGCCCCCACTGACTGAGCTGCCCCAGTCCAGCCCTGAGACTCCTGGCTTGGAAGGACTGAAGGATTTAATGCAGCACTGCTGGAGCCATACGCCCAGGAACAGGCCCTCCTTCCAAG AATGCAGACAGAACACCCAGAAAGCCCTCGACCTGGTAAAGAAAGGAGATGTATCTGGTACAAAGATGATTGCCGCAGTCTCCACG GTGAAGAAGTTCCTGTCTGAGCACAGGGGCAGCAACAAGTTGTCTGCCGGCGAACCAGGCCTGGAAAGTACAGAAATGGATGGCCCTGGGGGAACCACAGGAAGCCATGATTCCCTGGTCTCTGAAATGATGAACAGCCTGAATCTGGAGGGTCACCCCAGCTCTGTTCCTGAAAAATATACAAACCTTCCTGAGAGAAGCAGTACCCAGAGAAAGCCAGTTCAGCATACCTGGACTGCAGATATGTCTTCAGATTCAACAGCCCGAACTCCTCAAACTCCAGAGACCTCATCTTTCAGAAACCAGAAGCCCAGCCCCAGTTCAGGTTGGACCCCAGGTCCTGGACCCCAAGGGAATCAG GGGGCTGATAGTCCTGGCACCAACTGGCTACCCAGAGCTCCAGGGCCAGATCTGATACCAG GGCCATGGTCTTTTACCATACTTGACAGCCAAGGAGTACAGATCGGATACAACAACTACATGACTATACAAGGAAGACCTACCTCGTTCATGCAGGGCCTGGCACCTCGGGGCACAGATAGGGGCCCCCAGCATGGCCCCCAAACAGCAGGTTCAAAAGAAGGGCCACAAGAACCTGAAGCCTGGAGTTAG